A window of the Haloquadratum walsbyi C23 genome harbors these coding sequences:
- a CDS encoding MutS-related protein: MQFEDIPGVGPKTAAALEELDDAERALKDGDVAALSRSPEISDGRATAVARGVIRKRHTDDSNFLATRRAREIYQDVLALLRDRAITEYATKRLATLYPTASSTRIEEARAFVTAATTTEIPIDDTIQETLSGVEPLTTPTISRIRDRCIATSDPERYAKADDVFPEVSVEVVEDTRELAELARSYSTVIALDERFAGIDIEGDVQIHPDAIDTPNKIVPERVLQYFATNRDRILAAVKVHEQTNLDPPCSVSKLRDVLKKVDTDGTVVGDAELTRLTTAVADLDAAVSTAESVANDRLREAIQQRDVTIEGTDFLSLVEQGARVDSLFGRELNDEYDAAVAAAREHLIEAIELRPSEADFAERAFPTDPTFPVEHESSVISRLRTELITARDRKAAQRKREVADELTTLQQPVQKLVRAVLELDVERAIAKFAHDFECTMPTFIDDTEIPDQTGNTNRDTPDTAADPPQSEINSSSEAKHITDSDGSLIRGFNISGGRSPLLDVEFSAVEAIDYRVSGVTLLSGVNSGGKTSTLDLVALIAILAHMGLPVPADNVRLERFSELHYYAKTQGTLDAGAFESTLRDFRELADGASNRLVLVDELESITEPGASAKIVAGILEALEDQSATAVFVSHLADEIREAADFSVAVDGIEAVGLEDGELIVNRSPIKGRLARSTPELIVEKLADSDGSESQFYHRLLQKF, from the coding sequence ATGCAGTTCGAGGATATCCCCGGTGTCGGTCCAAAGACAGCCGCGGCCCTCGAAGAGCTTGATGATGCTGAGCGTGCGCTCAAAGACGGTGATGTTGCAGCGCTCTCACGATCACCGGAGATTTCAGATGGGCGGGCAACGGCTGTCGCGCGAGGTGTAATTCGGAAGCGACATACCGACGACAGTAATTTTCTGGCAACTCGGCGTGCTCGCGAAATATATCAAGATGTCCTTGCATTGCTTCGTGACCGAGCAATCACCGAGTACGCGACAAAACGGCTTGCGACGCTTTATCCGACAGCATCGTCGACTCGCATTGAGGAAGCTCGTGCGTTCGTCACGGCAGCAACTACTACTGAGATTCCTATCGATGATACGATTCAAGAAACACTCAGTGGTGTTGAACCACTCACGACACCGACAATATCGCGCATTCGAGATCGCTGTATTGCGACGTCTGACCCCGAGCGATACGCAAAAGCCGACGACGTATTTCCTGAAGTCTCAGTTGAGGTTGTTGAAGACACACGTGAACTTGCAGAACTTGCTCGTTCATATTCGACTGTAATCGCGCTTGATGAGCGATTCGCTGGAATTGATATTGAGGGGGATGTCCAGATTCACCCTGACGCAATTGATACCCCGAATAAGATTGTCCCAGAGCGTGTTTTGCAGTATTTTGCAACAAACCGTGATCGAATCCTTGCTGCTGTGAAAGTACATGAGCAGACGAATCTTGATCCACCCTGTTCAGTCTCCAAACTTCGTGACGTGCTTAAAAAAGTTGATACCGATGGTACTGTCGTTGGGGATGCAGAACTGACCCGACTCACAACTGCTGTTGCTGATCTTGATGCTGCTGTTTCAACTGCTGAGTCGGTCGCGAATGATCGTCTTCGCGAAGCTATTCAACAGCGAGATGTCACCATTGAGGGGACTGACTTTCTTTCGCTTGTTGAACAGGGAGCTCGTGTTGACTCATTATTCGGACGCGAGCTGAATGATGAATATGATGCTGCTGTTGCTGCTGCACGAGAACACCTCATTGAAGCGATTGAGCTCCGTCCATCGGAAGCAGATTTCGCAGAACGCGCATTCCCTACAGACCCAACATTTCCTGTCGAACATGAATCCTCAGTCATCTCACGACTGCGGACCGAACTCATAACAGCGCGTGACCGAAAAGCAGCACAGCGAAAACGTGAGGTTGCAGACGAACTCACAACACTTCAACAGCCAGTTCAAAAATTGGTGCGTGCTGTGCTTGAATTAGATGTTGAGCGTGCAATCGCGAAATTTGCGCACGACTTCGAGTGTACAATGCCCACATTTATCGATGACACTGAAATCCCCGATCAAACAGGCAATACAAACAGAGATACCCCAGATACCGCTGCGGATCCGCCTCAGTCCGAAATCAATTCGAGCTCTGAGGCTAAGCATATAACCGACTCTGATGGCTCTCTCATTCGTGGGTTCAACATTAGCGGTGGTCGCTCGCCACTTCTTGATGTTGAATTTTCAGCTGTCGAAGCTATTGATTATCGCGTCTCTGGTGTTACGCTTCTTTCGGGTGTTAATTCGGGTGGAAAAACATCTACGCTTGATCTTGTTGCACTCATTGCTATTCTGGCACATATGGGTCTTCCAGTGCCTGCTGACAATGTCCGGTTAGAACGGTTCTCAGAGTTACACTATTATGCGAAGACACAAGGAACACTTGATGCAGGTGCATTTGAGAGCACGCTCCGAGACTTTCGTGAACTTGCAGATGGAGCCTCCAATCGACTTGTGCTCGTTGATGAACTCGAAAGTATCACGGAGCCGGGAGCATCTGCAAAAATTGTCGCTGGGATTTTAGAAGCATTAGAGGACCAATCAGCAACAGCAGTCTTTGTCTCTCATCTCGCTGATGAAATCCGCGAGGCTGCTGATTTTTCTGTTGCTGTCGATGGGATTGAGGCTGTTGGACTTGAGGATGGAGAGCTAATTGTGAATCGATCACCAATAAAGGGTCGCCTTGCACGATCAACACCGGAACTTATTGTTGAAAAATTAGCTGATAGCGATGGCTCTGAATCGCAATTTTACCATCGACTGCTGCAGAAATTCTAG
- the tatC gene encoding twin-arginine translocase subunit TatC, protein MASALDDDARQAIGTGRETAGAMLRAAQKDLQKVFIVFLIGFLGTFYALRLVVWEFLKSVTVAQMNAQIKDAVSIIAQTPFDVILLQAKIGLVVGLIIAAPIFIYYSRDALEQRGLWPSAPVAWWKLLIIALGGVSLFIIGVAYGYFLFFPFTFSFLAKNAVAAGFAPTYSIVKWAQFIFLLTISFGFASQLPLVMPGLSYVDIVPYETFRDKWRYAVLGVFVAGALFTPPDPFTQILWAVPVLALYGISLYLAKIVTIARRGSEQIDISASMGAHWNIIAGFAFCGVGMTYLFFDTGGTIIANDALVILESQYRLITPEDPLLFATYTLASGLITGAIGVGYAIYTDIDDLAAIEAGVGDPASIELGTLDETGVRAAPPEVFAAMNEPEAMAAASDAIDAGDRAKAQAIIDRFDEDGKDAENSGSDPTESSQQSQSTLGSIRERAGRAGKTFLSEFDRGETDAETETETDTNSNANTDEGSTTSTEEEFTGYYTDVRFILDSITSHAFRLVAVFMTTLAVAFGWLYTGGIKQVYDDFLRRLPAQIRPEEVLNVVALHPMEALIFEVKLSTILAAIATLPLAAYYAWPALRERELIAQRRHAVFLWTGAVGAGLAGGFVLGYTIIAPTVISWLVNSAVIADMIVAYRITNFFWLIFFTTAGIGLLADVPIIMILLNNAGVSYNSMRGRWREVTVAMLAIAAIFTPADILTMFLITIPLMTAYAIGLGVLFIITIGGRRDRATDHDRGAEANT, encoded by the coding sequence ATGGCTAGTGCGCTCGATGATGATGCGCGACAGGCGATCGGCACCGGTCGAGAGACTGCGGGCGCAATGTTACGAGCCGCGCAGAAGGACTTACAAAAAGTCTTCATTGTTTTCTTAATTGGCTTTCTTGGTACATTTTACGCGCTCAGACTCGTTGTTTGGGAGTTTTTAAAATCGGTAACAGTCGCTCAGATGAATGCGCAAATCAAGGATGCTGTATCAATCATCGCACAAACACCGTTTGATGTCATTCTTCTCCAAGCAAAGATTGGTCTAGTTGTTGGGCTTATTATTGCTGCACCAATATTTATTTATTATAGTCGTGACGCCCTCGAACAGCGTGGACTGTGGCCGTCTGCACCAGTAGCATGGTGGAAGCTACTAATCATTGCTCTTGGTGGTGTCAGTTTGTTTATTATCGGCGTGGCATACGGTTACTTTCTGTTTTTCCCATTTACCTTCTCATTTCTTGCAAAAAACGCCGTTGCTGCGGGATTCGCACCAACATACTCAATTGTAAAATGGGCGCAGTTCATTTTCCTCCTGACGATTTCATTCGGATTTGCCAGCCAACTCCCGTTGGTAATGCCTGGGTTATCGTATGTTGATATCGTTCCATATGAGACGTTCCGTGATAAGTGGCGATATGCGGTTCTTGGTGTGTTTGTCGCTGGAGCACTTTTCACTCCACCAGATCCATTTACACAGATTCTGTGGGCGGTTCCTGTGCTTGCATTGTATGGTATCAGTCTCTATCTTGCGAAGATTGTCACAATCGCTCGCCGCGGAAGTGAACAGATCGATATTTCTGCAAGTATGGGCGCACACTGGAACATTATTGCGGGGTTTGCGTTTTGTGGTGTGGGAATGACGTATCTCTTCTTTGATACTGGTGGTACTATCATTGCGAATGATGCGCTTGTTATACTCGAAAGTCAGTATCGATTAATAACGCCTGAAGATCCCCTACTATTTGCTACATACACGCTCGCAAGTGGACTCATTACAGGTGCAATTGGAGTTGGATACGCTATATATACTGATATCGATGATCTTGCAGCCATTGAAGCGGGCGTTGGCGACCCTGCATCGATTGAGCTTGGCACACTTGACGAGACAGGGGTCCGGGCTGCACCGCCGGAAGTGTTTGCTGCAATGAACGAACCGGAGGCAATGGCGGCTGCCAGTGACGCGATTGATGCTGGAGACCGTGCAAAAGCGCAGGCAATTATCGATAGATTCGATGAAGATGGTAAAGATGCAGAGAATAGCGGATCAGACCCGACTGAGAGTTCACAACAATCTCAGAGCACACTCGGATCAATTCGTGAGAGAGCAGGTCGTGCTGGAAAGACATTCCTTTCAGAATTTGATCGAGGTGAAACGGACGCAGAGACAGAGACGGAGACTGACACCAACAGTAATGCCAATACCGACGAAGGCAGCACAACGAGCACTGAAGAGGAGTTTACCGGATATTACACCGATGTAAGATTTATTCTTGACTCAATTACCTCACATGCGTTTCGGCTTGTTGCGGTTTTTATGACGACACTTGCAGTTGCTTTCGGGTGGCTTTACACAGGTGGTATCAAGCAAGTGTATGATGACTTTCTTCGCCGACTCCCTGCACAAATACGTCCTGAAGAAGTGTTGAATGTTGTTGCACTTCACCCCATGGAAGCTCTTATTTTTGAGGTGAAGCTATCGACAATTCTGGCAGCTATTGCAACACTCCCACTCGCCGCGTATTATGCCTGGCCAGCACTTCGAGAGCGAGAACTCATTGCACAACGTCGCCACGCAGTGTTTCTCTGGACAGGTGCAGTTGGCGCTGGGCTTGCTGGAGGATTCGTCCTTGGATATACAATAATTGCACCCACAGTCATCTCTTGGCTCGTTAATAGTGCCGTCATAGCCGATATGATTGTTGCTTACCGGATTACGAATTTCTTCTGGTTGATTTTCTTCACAACTGCCGGTATTGGACTTCTTGCCGACGTCCCTATCATAATGATTCTTTTGAATAATGCTGGTGTCAGTTATAACTCAATGCGAGGTCGCTGGCGTGAGGTAACAGTCGCCATGCTTGCTATTGCGGCGATATTCACACCTGCTGATATTCTGACGATGTTCCTTATTACAATCCCACTGATGACTGCATATGCGATTGGACTTGGAGTGCTATTCATCATAACAATCGGTGGTCGCCGTGATCGTGCTACAGATCATGATCGCGGGGCTGAAGCGAATACGTAA
- the larE gene encoding ATP-dependent sacrificial sulfur transferase LarE encodes MPSNESAENNTQINIDIDTDTDTDTDTGAASSFQSHVVSRDNDGDMDMLASSVDTIEDIDIDVSSAKIETALNRAAAARDSLADCDGVLVAFSGGVDSAVVATLAYDALGSNAIACTAKSETLPAAELEDAHQVAAEIGLPHKIVSFSELNDENFVENGSDRCYHCRTMRLGRMYDAAHEHGIETVCDGTNASDADGGHRPGLDAVDELNITSPLREHGLDKEDVRIVAAAYGLSVAEKPSMACLSSRIPTGLEVTEDRLNRVEAAEAALRTWGFSQFRVRDHDGLARIEVGSDELTDALDIDFVTAVRERLQELGFEHVTLDLHGYETGSVSPENEQKSTETTSADRSIETIKERSNNKNTESSISAIVEPSYPTE; translated from the coding sequence ATGCCATCTAACGAGAGTGCAGAAAATAACACGCAAATAAATATAGATATCGACACGGACACAGACACGGACACGGACACGGGTGCGGCGTCATCGTTTCAGTCTCATGTTGTGTCGAGAGATAATGATGGAGATATGGATATGCTCGCGTCTTCAGTCGATACAATCGAAGATATCGATATCGATGTTTCCTCAGCAAAGATTGAGACAGCACTCAACCGCGCAGCAGCTGCTCGGGATTCGCTTGCGGATTGTGATGGTGTTCTTGTTGCGTTTTCTGGTGGTGTTGACTCAGCGGTCGTCGCTACGTTGGCATACGACGCACTTGGGTCAAACGCCATTGCATGTACAGCTAAGTCTGAGACACTCCCAGCAGCTGAACTTGAAGATGCGCATCAGGTTGCAGCTGAAATAGGTCTTCCACATAAAATTGTATCGTTCTCAGAGCTTAATGACGAGAATTTCGTTGAAAATGGATCCGATCGATGCTATCATTGCCGAACGATGCGGCTTGGTCGCATGTACGATGCTGCACATGAACATGGGATTGAAACGGTCTGTGATGGGACAAATGCCTCAGATGCCGATGGAGGACACCGCCCGGGTCTTGACGCGGTTGATGAATTAAATATTACATCCCCATTACGTGAGCACGGACTTGATAAAGAGGATGTGCGAATTGTCGCAGCGGCATATGGGTTATCTGTCGCAGAGAAACCATCAATGGCTTGTCTCTCATCACGAATTCCAACAGGGCTTGAGGTGACTGAGGATCGACTCAACCGGGTTGAGGCTGCTGAGGCAGCGCTTCGAACATGGGGATTTTCACAATTTCGTGTTCGCGATCACGATGGTCTCGCGCGAATTGAGGTTGGGAGTGACGAGCTTACTGATGCATTGGATATTGATTTTGTGACTGCGGTTCGCGAGCGGCTTCAAGAGCTTGGATTTGAACATGTAACCCTTGATCTTCATGGATATGAAACCGGGAGTGTCAGCCCTGAGAATGAACAAAAAAGTACTGAAACTACATCAGCTGATCGATCGATCGAAACCATAAAAGAACGCTCTAATAATAAAAACACTGAATCTTCTATCAGTGCTATAGTTGAACCCTCATATCCGACTGAGTGA
- a CDS encoding twin-arginine translocase subunit TatC yields MGENSETSADAPDDGDEIKDASNESDASTLTDANDTTASDADVDTKTPDDIDSHPSDSSTEINEDESYSVSNPNTQQEHTSGLSPTTDTSLDTSQILPAGSDSESDSESESDSDSNSNSDSESGSNSEGDPSPTNGEQIDTTTANTPTDPGVGNQSTAVAGTDGGEPTSGDVSMVETETGPGDAESYTPDVDDGIVGPGPESDEEMPLADHIEEMIRRVAIVLGISGIVTMLLYPGADLVNTAFGFDLISSTEVIDFLWNKHIPGAPDIAARRPRIYGPLELLLTELKVAALGGLIIGLPVFVYETYLFMRPGLFPQERRYYLAAVPTSVVLAFIGIAFAHFAVLPAIFAYFTSYTTGTAVVAFGLRETFNLILILMGYNAIIFQIPLFILLAIMMNLVTRQWLLDRRLLFWGSFLGLAFLVSPDPTGMAPIIIAVTMIVLFELTLLVLGWIRPNESHSG; encoded by the coding sequence ATGGGCGAGAATTCGGAGACGTCGGCTGATGCGCCCGACGATGGAGACGAAATAAAAGACGCTTCCAATGAATCGGACGCCAGCACGTTGACCGACGCAAACGATACCACAGCAAGCGATGCTGATGTCGATACCAAAACACCCGATGATATCGACTCTCACCCTTCAGACTCTTCAACTGAAATAAACGAAGATGAGTCATACTCCGTGAGTAACCCTAATACACAACAGGAACATACATCTGGACTCTCACCGACTACAGACACATCTTTAGATACATCACAGATATTGCCAGCAGGATCCGACTCCGAATCCGACTCCGAATCCGAATCCGACTCCGATTCTAATTCTAATTCTGATTCCGAGTCAGGTTCGAATTCAGAAGGGGACCCATCACCGACAAACGGCGAACAAATCGACACTACTACTGCTAACACACCCACCGATCCAGGTGTCGGGAATCAATCAACTGCCGTTGCCGGCACCGACGGTGGTGAGCCCACTTCAGGTGATGTGTCTATGGTCGAGACTGAGACAGGACCTGGAGACGCGGAATCATACACTCCGGATGTGGACGATGGAATCGTTGGACCTGGTCCAGAGAGTGATGAGGAGATGCCATTGGCTGATCACATTGAAGAGATGATCAGACGAGTAGCGATTGTCCTCGGTATTTCCGGTATTGTGACTATGCTACTATATCCCGGAGCCGATCTTGTGAATACAGCCTTTGGATTTGACCTTATCAGTTCAACTGAAGTCATTGATTTCTTGTGGAATAAGCATATTCCTGGTGCGCCTGATATCGCTGCTCGTCGTCCTCGTATCTATGGTCCACTGGAACTACTCCTCACTGAATTAAAAGTCGCCGCGCTGGGTGGGTTAATTATTGGCTTACCAGTATTCGTATATGAGACGTATCTGTTCATGCGACCGGGATTATTTCCACAAGAGCGGCGTTATTACCTTGCTGCGGTTCCAACAAGTGTTGTTCTTGCATTTATTGGGATTGCCTTTGCACACTTTGCGGTTCTTCCTGCCATCTTTGCATACTTTACCTCATACACGACAGGCACTGCAGTCGTTGCTTTCGGACTTCGAGAGACATTCAATCTCATCTTGATACTGATGGGATATAATGCGATTATTTTCCAAATTCCACTATTCATCCTTCTAGCGATTATGATGAATCTCGTCACACGACAATGGCTGCTTGATCGCCGACTTCTCTTTTGGGGCAGTTTCCTTGGACTTGCATTCCTTGTTAGTCCGGATCCAACTGGTATGGCACCGATTATTATTGCTGTAACAATGATCGTTCTGTTTGAACTGACACTTCTTGTGTTAGGCTGGATTCGACCGAATGAATCGCACAGTGGGTGA